TCGTCGTAGACGAACGTCAGCACGTTGGTCGCGTAATCCTTGCCGCGATAATCCCGGTTCAGGCGCCGCCCTTCGGCTTCGCCGACGAGGCGGACGGTCAGCTCGGCGTCGCCGTGCAGCGCGGCGAGCGCCCAGCGCCGGACGAGCGCGCCGACCGGCGAACGGGCCCGGTTCTCGGCCCCGATCGCCCGTTGCACCGTCAGCGCGAGGCGAGGCGGCGCAGTGTCGATGGCCACGCTCACGGCTTGCGCGCGAGCGCAGCCTGGGCGTCGCGCGCGGTCTGGTTGTCGTAGGCCTC
The window above is part of the Azoarcus sp. PA01 genome. Proteins encoded here:
- the ybeY gene encoding rRNA maturation RNase YbeY encodes the protein MAIDTAPPRLALTVQRAIGAENRARSPVGALVRRWALAALHGDAELTVRLVGEAEGRRLNRDYRGKDYATNVLTFVYDESERLAGDLVLCVPVVAREAAEQGKPLEAHFAHLIVHGMLHLQGFDHEAPDEAEEMETLETRVLATLGYPNPYA